A window from Dioscorea cayenensis subsp. rotundata cultivar TDr96_F1 chromosome 10, TDr96_F1_v2_PseudoChromosome.rev07_lg8_w22 25.fasta, whole genome shotgun sequence encodes these proteins:
- the LOC120270218 gene encoding uncharacterized protein LOC120270218 produces MDSLNLWRKRNEEDDLLMLNNWSKECLAPSSNVEHHTSILTGDVYVQEILQGHKERCKREFRMEPYIFQALVDRLREKSLLCNSKRTTVEEQLAMFMYTLAHNASNNDVQERFQHYAEMVSRYFSKVLKAVNRLVREYIEPPSTLASPVIQNTQNFFPYFKEGSASNARILQRSIEQGFEVPRGKYYLIDAGYANTQNFIVSYRGVRYHLQEQGRAQTRPDNYKKLFNLRHVSLRNHVERIIGILKMRFPILKVATFHPIDSQTDIVVAGCMLHNFIRIHNGTDAVEDFDNEAEETIVPNGDESYGEDVDTMNSERTAGARKRDEIAMQMWNDYCSYRRA; encoded by the exons ATGGATTCCTTAAATCTTTGgaggaaaagaaatgaagaagatgacctACTCATGCTCAACAATTGGTCAAAAGAATGTTTAGCTCCTTCCAGCAATGTAGAACATCACACATCCATTCTTACAGGTGATGTTtatgtacaagaaattcttcaaggtcatAAGGAAcgttgcaaaagagaatttcgtatggagccttatatatttcaagcactgGTTGATCGTCTAAGAGAAAAATCTCTCCTCTGCAACTCAAAACGGACAACAGTCGAGGAGCAACTAGCAATGTTCATGTACACTCTAGCTCATAATGCTAGTAACAATGATGTGCAAGAGCGATTTCAACATTATGCAGAAATGGTGAGTCGATATTTTAGTAAAGTACTTAAAGCTGTTAATCGACTTGTTCGTGAATATATAGAACCTCCATCGACACTGGCATCACCGGTTATTCAGAATACCCAAAattttttcccatatttcaag GAAGGTTCTGCTTCCAACGCTAGGATTCTCCAACGTTCGATTGAACAAGGTTTTGAAGTCCCACGGGGTAAATATTATCTAATAGACGCAGGATATGCTAATACCCagaattttattgtttcatatAGAGGTGTCCGGTACCATTTGCAAGAGCAAGGTCGAGCGCAAACTAGACCTGacaattataaaaaactatttaatttgcgACATGTGTCATTACGGAATCATGTTGAACGCATCATCGGCATTTTGAAGATGAGGTTTCCAATCCTTAAAGTAGCAACTTTCCACCCAATAGACTCTCAAACTGATATAGTGGTTGCTGGTTGTATGTTGCATAACTTCATCCGTATACATAATGGTACAGATGCTGTTGAGGATTTCGATAATGAAGCCGAAGAAACTATTGTTCCTAATGGAGATGAGTCATACGGAGAGGATGTTGATACCATGAACTCTGAGCGAACTGCAGGTGCtcgtaaaagagatgaaatagcaatgcaaatgtggaatgattattgTAGCTACCGCCGAGCCTAA